A part of Thermococcus sp. SY098 genomic DNA contains:
- a CDS encoding DNA-directed DNA polymerase II large subunit: MSELYSEEMKAYFEMLQKEIDKAYEIAKKARAQGKDPVRDVEIPQATDMAGRVESLVGPKGVAERIRELAREYGKELAALKIVDEIIEGKFGEFESKEKLAEQAVRTALAILTEGIVSAPIEGIAQVKIKKNPDGTEYLALYYAGPIRSSGGTAQALSVLVGDYVRKKLGLDRFKPTEKHIERMVEEVDLYHRAVTRLQYHPSADEVRLAMQNIPVEITGEATDDVEVSHRDVPGVETNQLRGGAILVLAEGVLQKAKKLVKYIDKMGIEGWGWLKEFVEAKEKGKTEEGTEEKSEKSKGEEAEVRTSVKVKKGFYYELYEKFKTNIAPNNKYTKEIIGGRPLFAEPSENGGFRLRYGRSRVSGFATWSINPAVMILVDEFLAVGTQMKTERPGKGCIVTPATTAEGPIVKLKDGSVIRVDDYYLALQIRDQVEEILYLGDAVIAFGDFVENNQTLLPANYVEEWWIQEFVKAVEDIYEVPLKPFAENDNEAVEEAADYLDLKPEFLAELLKDPLKIRPKVEEAIHLSKVLDIPLHPYYTLYWNTLKPEEVSELQSLLVNAEIEWDKYLGTKYAKKVVISLEVLGRKGKRYLELLGLPHRIEDKRVIIEYPWSAALLTPLANLEKKFEPKEFHTTIDIINEVSEVKLRDRGISWIGARMGRPEKAKERKMKPPVHVLFPIGLAGGSSRDIYKAAQEGKLAEVEIAQFKCINCGHIDIFPTCPVCGAEAKLLYRCPKCNYSSTEETICPKCGIEMRAYVKKTINPSNLVKQAMQNVRVNTLDKLKGVMGMTSAHKVPEPLEKGILRAKNDVYVFKDGTIRFDATDAPITHFKPREIGVSVEKLRELGYTHDFEGKPLVSEDQIVELKVQDVILSKEAGKYLVRVAKFIDDLLERFYGLPRFYNVEKMEDLIGHLVIGLAPHTSAGIIGRIIGFVDALVGYAHPYYHAAKRRNCFPGDTRIFVQINGMPQRITLRELYELFEEESYENMAYVRKKPKVDIKVYSFDEESGKVVLTDIEDVVKLPSTDHLIRFELELGRSFETTVDHPVLVYENGRFIKKRAFEVKEGDVMIVISDVDEKPLNVKVKHVEYIKPKEEFVFSLNAKIYHNVIINENIVTHQCDGDEDAVMLLLDALLNFSRYYLPEKRGGKMDAPLVVTTRLDPREVDSEVHNMDIARYYPLEFYEATYELKSPKELIGVIERVEDRLGKPGMYEGLKFTHDTDDIALGPKLSKYKQLGDMEEKVRQQLALAEKIRAVNEHHVAETIINSHLIPDLRGNLRSFTRQEFRCVKCNTKYRRPPLSGKCPKCGGKIVLTVSKGAIEKYLPTAKLLVTNYDVLTYTRQRICLTEKDIKSLFANVFPETQRTLLALNTNDICDRMIAERTGKIVTKNGYLDEFHGNGRKVQKKVEAPKKVEKKAEPTKIQTHKFEKSEKHKPKKKKKVVSLDEFFGA; encoded by the coding sequence ATGAGCGAGCTTTACAGCGAAGAGATGAAGGCTTATTTTGAAATGTTGCAGAAAGAAATTGATAAGGCTTATGAGATAGCTAAGAAGGCAAGAGCCCAGGGAAAAGATCCTGTTAGGGATGTTGAGATTCCTCAAGCAACGGACATGGCTGGTCGTGTTGAAAGCTTGGTTGGTCCAAAAGGCGTTGCCGAGAGAATTAGGGAGCTTGCAAGAGAGTATGGTAAAGAGCTTGCCGCCCTTAAAATTGTTGATGAAATCATTGAAGGTAAATTTGGGGAGTTTGAAAGTAAAGAAAAGCTGGCGGAGCAGGCTGTTAGAACTGCATTGGCTATTCTGACAGAAGGTATAGTTTCTGCTCCGATTGAAGGTATAGCTCAGGTTAAGATCAAGAAGAATCCAGATGGGACGGAGTATTTAGCTCTCTATTACGCTGGGCCAATCAGAAGTTCTGGTGGAACCGCTCAGGCGTTGAGTGTTCTCGTTGGTGATTATGTTAGGAAAAAGCTTGGATTGGATAGGTTTAAACCCACAGAGAAACACATAGAGAGAATGGTTGAAGAAGTTGATTTGTATCACAGAGCAGTTACTCGTTTGCAATATCACCCTTCGGCAGATGAGGTAAGATTAGCTATGCAGAATATTCCAGTCGAGATAACCGGTGAAGCGACTGATGATGTTGAAGTTTCTCACAGAGATGTTCCGGGAGTTGAGACGAACCAGCTAAGGGGTGGAGCAATTCTCGTTTTAGCTGAAGGTGTACTTCAAAAAGCGAAGAAGCTGGTTAAATACATTGATAAAATGGGCATTGAAGGCTGGGGCTGGCTCAAGGAGTTCGTTGAGGCAAAGGAGAAGGGCAAAACAGAGGAAGGGACAGAAGAGAAATCTGAAAAATCAAAGGGGGAAGAGGCTGAGGTACGAACTTCTGTAAAGGTCAAAAAAGGCTTTTACTATGAACTTTACGAAAAATTCAAGACCAATATTGCTCCAAACAACAAATACACAAAGGAAATTATTGGTGGAAGACCGCTATTTGCAGAGCCATCAGAGAATGGTGGCTTCCGTTTAAGATATGGTCGTTCGAGGGTGAGCGGATTTGCGACTTGGAGCATAAATCCTGCCGTCATGATTCTTGTTGATGAATTCTTGGCTGTGGGTACACAGATGAAGACCGAGAGGCCCGGAAAGGGCTGTATCGTTACCCCTGCTACAACAGCTGAAGGTCCAATAGTTAAGCTCAAGGATGGCTCCGTCATTAGGGTTGATGATTACTATCTTGCTTTACAAATTAGGGATCAGGTTGAAGAAATACTCTACTTGGGCGATGCAGTTATAGCATTTGGAGACTTTGTGGAGAACAATCAAACTTTACTTCCAGCTAATTATGTTGAAGAATGGTGGATTCAGGAGTTTGTGAAAGCAGTTGAAGATATATATGAAGTTCCCCTCAAGCCCTTTGCTGAAAATGATAACGAGGCAGTTGAAGAAGCCGCTGATTATCTCGATTTAAAACCAGAATTCTTGGCAGAGCTTCTGAAAGACCCTCTGAAAATCAGACCTAAAGTCGAGGAGGCAATACACCTCTCAAAGGTTCTTGACATTCCCCTCCATCCATACTACACCCTCTACTGGAACACCCTCAAGCCAGAGGAAGTTTCTGAACTTCAAAGCCTTCTTGTCAATGCTGAGATTGAGTGGGATAAGTACCTTGGAACAAAGTATGCTAAAAAGGTTGTGATAAGCCTTGAAGTGCTTGGAAGGAAAGGAAAGCGCTATCTTGAACTGCTCGGCCTGCCCCACAGAATTGAAGATAAAAGAGTGATCATTGAGTATCCTTGGAGTGCTGCTCTGCTTACTCCATTGGCTAACTTGGAGAAGAAATTTGAGCCGAAGGAATTCCACACTACCATAGACATAATCAATGAGGTCAGTGAAGTAAAGCTCAGGGACAGAGGGATAAGCTGGATTGGTGCGAGAATGGGAAGGCCTGAAAAGGCTAAAGAGAGAAAGATGAAGCCACCGGTTCACGTCCTCTTCCCGATTGGTTTGGCTGGGGGTAGCTCAAGAGACATCTACAAAGCGGCACAGGAAGGGAAGCTTGCTGAGGTTGAAATCGCCCAGTTCAAGTGCATCAACTGTGGTCATATTGATATTTTCCCAACCTGTCCAGTATGTGGAGCTGAGGCTAAACTGCTGTACAGGTGTCCAAAATGTAACTATAGCTCAACTGAGGAAACGATCTGTCCAAAGTGCGGCATTGAGATGAGGGCCTATGTCAAAAAGACCATAAATCCGTCCAATCTTGTAAAACAGGCAATGCAGAATGTGAGAGTGAATACTCTTGATAAGCTCAAGGGCGTCATGGGTATGACCTCGGCACATAAGGTGCCAGAGCCCTTGGAGAAGGGGATTTTAAGGGCTAAGAACGATGTTTACGTGTTCAAGGATGGTACGATTCGTTTTGATGCAACAGATGCCCCAATAACTCACTTCAAGCCGAGAGAGATTGGAGTAAGCGTTGAGAAGTTAAGAGAGCTCGGATATACTCATGACTTTGAAGGAAAGCCTTTAGTGAGTGAAGATCAAATAGTTGAGCTCAAAGTTCAGGATGTTATCCTTTCTAAAGAGGCTGGAAAGTATCTTGTAAGGGTTGCAAAGTTCATAGACGATTTGCTTGAGAGATTCTATGGATTGCCAAGGTTCTACAATGTCGAGAAGATGGAAGATTTGATTGGGCATCTTGTCATAGGCTTAGCTCCCCACACATCCGCTGGAATCATTGGAAGGATTATAGGTTTTGTTGATGCTCTTGTAGGCTATGCCCATCCGTATTATCATGCTGCAAAGAGGAGGAACTGCTTCCCCGGTGATACCAGAATATTTGTTCAGATCAACGGAATGCCTCAGAGAATAACGCTCAGAGAGCTGTATGAGCTATTTGAAGAAGAAAGTTATGAAAACATGGCATATGTAAGAAAGAAGCCAAAAGTAGATATCAAAGTTTATTCCTTTGACGAAGAGAGCGGAAAAGTAGTTTTAACTGACATTGAAGACGTGGTTAAACTGCCTTCGACTGATCACCTCATAAGGTTCGAGCTTGAGCTGGGCAGGAGTTTTGAAACAACGGTTGACCATCCAGTGCTCGTCTACGAAAATGGGAGGTTCATTAAGAAGAGAGCTTTTGAAGTAAAGGAAGGCGATGTAATGATAGTTATCTCTGATGTGGATGAAAAACCTCTTAACGTGAAAGTTAAGCATGTTGAATATATCAAACCAAAAGAAGAGTTTGTGTTCTCTTTAAACGCTAAAATATATCATAACGTCATAATAAATGAAAATATTGTAACACATCAGTGCGATGGCGACGAGGACGCTGTCATGCTCCTGCTTGATGCATTATTGAACTTCTCCCGTTATTATCTGCCCGAGAAGCGTGGAGGAAAAATGGATGCTCCTCTCGTTGTAACTACGAGGCTTGACCCAAGAGAAGTTGACAGCGAAGTCCACAATATGGACATTGCCCGTTATTATCCGCTCGAATTCTACGAAGCAACATATGAACTCAAATCTCCGAAGGAACTTATCGGAGTTATTGAGAGGGTTGAGGACAGATTAGGGAAGCCGGGGATGTATGAAGGCTTAAAGTTCACCCATGACACCGATGACATAGCTCTCGGGCCAAAGCTGAGCAAATACAAACAGTTGGGAGATATGGAGGAAAAAGTTAGGCAGCAGTTGGCTTTAGCTGAAAAAATCAGAGCAGTTAACGAGCATCATGTCGCTGAGACGATAATTAACTCTCATCTAATTCCAGATTTGAGAGGCAACTTAAGGAGCTTCACAAGGCAGGAGTTTAGATGTGTGAAGTGCAACACTAAGTACAGAAGACCGCCTTTAAGTGGGAAGTGTCCAAAGTGTGGGGGAAAGATAGTACTGACGGTCAGCAAGGGGGCAATTGAAAAGTACCTTCCCACAGCAAAATTGTTAGTTACTAATTACGATGTCCTTACATACACGAGACAGCGTATATGCTTAACGGAAAAGGACATTAAGAGTTTATTTGCAAATGTCTTCCCTGAAACCCAGAGAACTCTGTTGGCGTTGAACACGAATGACATCTGCGACAGAATGATTGCTGAGAGGACAGGAAAAATTGTTACCAAGAATGGTTATCTTGATGAGTTCCATGGAAATGGGAGAAAAGTCCAAAAGAAAGTAGAAGCTCCTAAAAAAGTTGAGAAGAAGGCGGAACCTACTAAAATACAGACCCATAAATTCGAAAAGTCCGAGAAGCATAAACCCAAGAAGAAAAAGAAGGTCGTCAGTTTGGATGAGTTCTTTGGAGCTTAG
- a CDS encoding TdeIII family type II restriction endonuclease — protein MKKSTKEKIWTYLEGFMQGLINKYDPKVLKDEVLEKILFDPKQGNYKPFHMALIPKELLRMQSFFRSFSTSLGQGVFEYIAKIIAEDSGKWEKVLRNARFKATASSNVQSFVDKFLEDVIFKKVPPYPISLPKPMNNAKKTIVVDLYLYDGEIHYFIEIKSPKPNKDQTRRTKEKFLYLLATYENAKTYYAFPYNPYGEEKSNYKWSFTKMYFDLNNEVLIGSEFWDFIGGEGTYNELLDLFREFGEKRGKEITKRLITGER, from the coding sequence ATGAAGAAATCAACAAAGGAGAAGATATGGACATATCTTGAGGGGTTTATGCAAGGCTTAATAAATAAGTATGATCCCAAAGTATTGAAAGATGAAGTCTTAGAAAAAATACTATTTGATCCAAAACAGGGAAATTATAAACCATTTCATATGGCATTAATTCCAAAAGAATTGCTTAGGATGCAAAGCTTTTTCAGATCATTTTCAACTTCTTTAGGACAGGGAGTTTTTGAGTATATAGCGAAGATAATAGCAGAAGACAGTGGAAAATGGGAGAAAGTTCTAAGAAATGCAAGATTCAAGGCAACGGCATCTTCAAATGTTCAATCTTTCGTTGATAAATTTTTAGAGGATGTGATTTTTAAAAAAGTTCCTCCGTATCCTATTTCCCTTCCGAAACCAATGAACAATGCAAAAAAGACGATAGTTGTTGATTTGTATCTTTATGATGGTGAGATTCATTACTTTATTGAAATCAAATCACCAAAGCCGAACAAGGATCAAACACGTAGAACTAAGGAGAAGTTCCTTTACCTACTTGCAACATATGAAAATGCTAAGACTTATTACGCTTTTCCATATAACCCCTATGGTGAAGAAAAATCGAATTATAAGTGGAGCTTCACTAAAATGTATTTTGATTTAAACAATGAGGTCCTAATAGGTTCAGAATTCTGGGACTTTATTGGTGGGGAGGGCACATATAACGAGTTACTCGATCTGTTTAGAGAATTTGGCGAGAAGAGAGGCAAGGAAATCACAAAGAGATTAATTACTGGAGAGAGGTGA
- a CDS encoding DNA methyltransferase has product MSIYSKIDIMKWITEGVYSSNELRLFDDAKQLYELQLAKMEFLNFSSDLDEFVKRAAYFEEIFGRKSWHYYISSVKGKGQIGHTNQYMTHWFYPYKGKFHGQMIKALINFANARNGDVVLDPYLGSGTTLIESTLLELPGWGVEINPALAVISQIKLDALKIDYPEFSKVLTPNLINEAFKYFKNLKVPKNSIKPTVEEHMHAKELLELLWDSYFPKSLLHDLPVEWRNILMLIYLHALSDYTYLKGTRKEKTLQEFFHQNLKDYLKTLNGAYEIINRLGIRLGKYEVIIGSTLSLPYRDNTVKAIVTSPPYSIALDYIKNDEHLLTYFGIDISALRDQMIGLKGKGKEKLILYEKDLKKSIEEMIRVLKPGGWAIIVLGDISINGTRTNFKEKILNWGKELGCQETFALERAILGGFARLRFEYLIFLQK; this is encoded by the coding sequence ATGTCTATATACAGCAAAATTGACATAATGAAATGGATTACGGAGGGGGTATACTCATCAAATGAGCTTAGGCTTTTTGATGATGCCAAACAACTTTATGAACTTCAGTTAGCTAAAATGGAGTTCCTCAATTTCTCATCCGATTTGGATGAATTTGTAAAAAGGGCAGCATATTTCGAAGAAATTTTCGGAAGAAAAAGCTGGCACTACTACATCAGCTCTGTTAAAGGAAAGGGCCAGATTGGGCATACAAATCAGTACATGACGCACTGGTTTTACCCGTACAAAGGTAAGTTTCATGGGCAGATGATTAAAGCATTAATAAACTTTGCAAATGCTCGCAATGGTGATGTAGTTCTTGATCCCTATCTTGGCTCGGGAACAACTCTAATTGAGAGTACCTTACTGGAATTGCCAGGGTGGGGAGTTGAGATTAATCCTGCATTGGCTGTTATATCGCAGATAAAGTTAGATGCCCTTAAAATTGATTATCCGGAGTTTTCAAAGGTTTTAACTCCTAATTTGATAAACGAAGCCTTTAAATACTTCAAAAATCTGAAAGTTCCTAAGAACTCCATAAAGCCAACGGTTGAGGAACATATGCACGCTAAGGAGCTCTTGGAATTGTTGTGGGACTCATACTTTCCAAAATCACTTCTTCATGATTTACCAGTAGAATGGAGAAACATCTTAATGCTGATTTACCTTCATGCACTCTCCGACTATACTTATCTAAAAGGAACACGGAAAGAAAAAACACTCCAAGAGTTTTTCCATCAAAATCTTAAAGACTATTTAAAAACTCTCAACGGAGCTTATGAAATTATAAACCGTCTTGGAATAAGGCTTGGAAAGTATGAAGTAATAATAGGTTCCACGCTCAGCCTTCCTTACAGGGATAACACTGTCAAAGCGATAGTTACCTCTCCCCCGTATAGCATCGCTTTGGATTACATAAAAAACGATGAGCACCTGCTTACGTATTTTGGAATTGATATAAGCGCTTTGAGGGATCAAATGATTGGGTTGAAAGGGAAAGGTAAGGAAAAGCTAATTTTGTACGAGAAGGATTTAAAAAAGAGCATTGAGGAAATGATTCGTGTCCTTAAACCTGGAGGATGGGCAATTATAGTCCTTGGCGATATAAGCATAAACGGCACGAGAACTAACTTTAAAGAAAAGATTCTGAATTGGGGTAAGGAACTCGGATGTCAGGAAACCTTTGCTCTCGAAAGGGCAATTTTGGGAGGATTTGCTAGATTAAGATTTGAATATCTGATTTTCCTTCAGAAATGA
- a CDS encoding DNA-directed DNA polymerase II small subunit has protein sequence MNGLVKDLLSNRYLITPPAYFILSEYYKKNFTLAELIKFARTKNTFVIDERLAKEFLESKGLLSPLENFAKYIPKASVETKAETLPSIPEVPMEIGIPRGSKEVSIQSAVSGEKTAKLGKMVEIPPQASDQAEITHDIQELSSENGTSISTGEPMENMVSETISMEIVEEESTIGGEESFISTGAPSLEEYNGVGDEENGVKMKAVYGDYGVLVPLEEEEISAEEKRAYSIYEDFKVEPNESFEFVAKRIKAEYEIKFDVRNVKLKPPKAKNANGKEGEIVVKVYENYFKSRLKKLRRILRENPEVSGVIDIGKLSYINPDGEVTIIGLVNSKRETKKGFIFEVEDMTGIVKVFLGRDNEDYTKAFEVLPDSVVAFRGYYSKRGILFASKLYLPDVPLYKREKPPLEEKVYAVLISDIHVGSTKFCEKAFMKFLEWLNGNVESREEEEIVSRIKYMIIAGDVVDGIGIYPGQYNELAIPDIFDQYEALANLLANVPDHITMFIGPGNHDAARTALPQPEFYREYAKPLYELKNAVIISNPAVINLHGRDFLIVHGRGIEDVVSYIPGKSHLRPVEPMIELLKLRHVAPTFGGKVPIAPDPEDLLVIEGVPDLVQMGHVHVLDYQIYRGVFLINSATWQAQTEFQKMVNIVPTPARVPIIDIETARLKTIVDFSRWCE, from the coding sequence ATGAATGGGCTGGTGAAGGACCTGCTTTCTAATCGCTATCTCATCACTCCACCCGCTTACTTTATTCTTTCAGAATATTATAAGAAGAACTTTACTTTGGCGGAGCTCATAAAATTTGCACGAACGAAAAATACATTTGTAATTGACGAAAGGCTTGCCAAAGAGTTTCTTGAATCTAAGGGGTTGTTATCTCCACTGGAGAATTTTGCAAAATACATTCCGAAAGCTTCAGTGGAAACTAAAGCAGAAACCCTTCCCTCTATACCTGAGGTTCCAATGGAAATTGGCATCCCCAGGGGCTCAAAAGAAGTCTCAATTCAGAGTGCTGTGAGTGGTGAAAAGACGGCAAAACTTGGCAAAATGGTAGAAATTCCCCCTCAAGCATCTGATCAGGCTGAAATAACCCATGATATCCAAGAACTATCATCAGAAAATGGAACCTCTATTTCCACTGGAGAACCCATGGAAAATATGGTTTCTGAAACCATCTCTATGGAAATAGTGGAAGAAGAATCCACAATTGGGGGGGAGGAGAGTTTCATTTCCACTGGAGCTCCTTCTCTTGAAGAGTACAATGGTGTCGGTGATGAAGAAAATGGTGTCAAAATGAAGGCAGTTTATGGGGACTATGGAGTCTTGGTTCCACTGGAAGAGGAAGAGATTTCAGCTGAAGAAAAGAGGGCATATTCGATTTATGAGGATTTTAAGGTTGAACCAAATGAAAGCTTTGAGTTTGTTGCAAAGAGGATAAAGGCAGAGTATGAGATTAAATTCGACGTAAGAAATGTTAAGCTAAAACCCCCAAAAGCTAAGAATGCAAATGGTAAAGAAGGAGAGATAGTAGTCAAGGTCTATGAGAACTACTTCAAAAGTAGATTAAAGAAATTGAGAAGAATTCTGCGGGAAAATCCGGAGGTTAGTGGGGTAATAGATATTGGAAAGCTTAGCTACATTAATCCCGATGGGGAAGTTACGATCATCGGCCTTGTCAACTCAAAGAGGGAAACTAAAAAGGGATTTATCTTTGAAGTTGAGGATATGACTGGCATTGTTAAGGTTTTCTTGGGACGTGATAACGAAGATTATACGAAAGCATTTGAAGTCCTTCCAGACAGCGTCGTCGCTTTTAGAGGATATTATTCAAAACGCGGAATCTTATTTGCAAGCAAGCTTTATTTGCCTGATGTTCCACTCTACAAGCGAGAAAAACCTCCCCTTGAGGAAAAGGTTTATGCTGTTTTGATCAGCGATATCCACGTTGGAAGCACAAAATTCTGTGAAAAAGCTTTCATGAAGTTCCTTGAATGGCTCAATGGCAACGTTGAAAGCAGAGAAGAAGAGGAAATTGTGAGCAGAATAAAGTACATGATAATTGCTGGCGATGTTGTTGATGGTATTGGTATCTATCCGGGTCAGTACAATGAGCTTGCAATTCCCGATATATTTGACCAGTATGAAGCTTTGGCAAACCTCTTGGCAAATGTTCCGGATCATATAACCATGTTCATTGGTCCAGGCAATCACGATGCTGCAAGAACTGCTTTACCTCAGCCCGAATTCTACAGAGAATATGCAAAACCCCTCTATGAGCTAAAAAATGCAGTGATCATAAGCAATCCAGCCGTTATCAACCTCCACGGCAGGGACTTTTTAATTGTCCATGGGAGGGGCATTGAGGATGTTGTGAGCTACATTCCCGGTAAGAGTCATCTCCGCCCTGTTGAGCCGATGATTGAACTGCTAAAGCTCAGGCACGTCGCCCCTACATTTGGCGGAAAAGTTCCAATTGCACCAGACCCGGAAGATCTGCTTGTCATCGAGGGGGTACCGGATTTGGTGCAGATGGGACATGTTCATGTTCTTGATTACCAGATCTATCGCGGTGTGTTTTTGATTAACTCGGCCACTTGGCAAGCTCAGACTGAGTTCCAGAAGATGGTCAATATCGTTCCAACTCCAGCGAGAGTTCCGATAATTGATATTGAAACTGCAAGGTTAAAGACCATTGTTGACTTCAGCAGGTGGTGTGAATGA
- a CDS encoding ORC1-type DNA replication protein, whose translation MEKRRENEQTYLDSIFEKYLNAKKIFKNKEVLRHSYTPKELPHRREQIEALAHILVPVLRGETPSNVFVYGKTGTGKTVTVKFVTEELKRISRKYNVPVDVIYLNCEIVDTQYRVLANIVNHFKHESGFEVPLVGWPTDEVYAKLKQIIDAKERFVIIVLDEIDKLIKKSGDDVLYSLTRINSELKNAKVSIVGISNDLKFKDYLDPRVLSSLSEEEVVFPPYDANQLRDILMQRAQEAFYPDVLDEAVVPLCAALAAREHGDARRALDLLRVSGEIAEREGASKVTEKHVWKAQEKIEQDTMEEVIKTLPLHSKILLYAIVLLDENGELPANTGDVYAVYKELCDYMDIEPLTQRRVSDLINELDMLGIINAKVVSKGRYGRTKEIRLNVTPYKVKNIYRFDYSLQPLLTVSIARQRRLF comes from the coding sequence ATGGAAAAAAGAAGGGAAAATGAACAGACGTATCTTGATTCGATTTTTGAAAAATATTTGAATGCAAAAAAGATTTTCAAAAATAAAGAAGTCCTTAGACATAGCTATACCCCAAAAGAACTGCCGCACAGAAGGGAACAGATAGAGGCATTGGCACATATACTGGTTCCGGTGTTGAGGGGAGAAACACCCTCCAATGTTTTTGTCTATGGGAAAACAGGCACTGGTAAAACAGTTACCGTAAAATTTGTAACTGAAGAACTAAAGAGAATATCTCGCAAGTATAACGTTCCTGTGGACGTTATATATCTCAACTGTGAGATTGTCGATACCCAGTATCGGGTTCTTGCAAACATAGTTAATCATTTCAAGCATGAAAGTGGTTTTGAGGTTCCATTGGTTGGATGGCCAACAGATGAGGTGTACGCAAAGCTAAAGCAAATTATCGATGCAAAGGAGAGATTTGTTATAATAGTTCTTGATGAGATTGATAAGCTCATCAAAAAAAGTGGAGATGATGTTTTATATTCGCTGACCAGAATAAACAGTGAGTTAAAAAATGCAAAAGTCAGCATTGTTGGTATTTCAAATGATCTGAAATTTAAGGACTACCTTGATCCAAGGGTTCTTTCGAGCCTAAGCGAGGAGGAGGTTGTTTTTCCCCCATATGATGCAAACCAGCTTAGGGATATATTGATGCAGAGAGCCCAAGAGGCATTTTATCCAGATGTCCTTGATGAAGCTGTTGTTCCTCTCTGTGCAGCTTTAGCAGCAAGAGAACACGGGGATGCGAGGAGAGCTTTGGATTTGCTTAGAGTGAGTGGCGAAATTGCTGAGAGGGAAGGGGCTTCAAAAGTTACTGAAAAGCATGTATGGAAGGCTCAGGAGAAGATTGAGCAGGACACCATGGAAGAAGTTATTAAGACTCTCCCACTACACTCAAAAATTCTTCTTTATGCCATAGTTCTTCTTGATGAAAATGGAGAATTACCAGCAAACACCGGTGATGTCTATGCTGTGTATAAGGAGCTCTGTGATTACATGGATATTGAGCCCTTAACCCAGAGAAGGGTCAGTGATCTAATAAATGAGCTCGACATGTTAGGCATCATCAATGCTAAAGTGGTCAGCAAGGGGAGATATGGGCGGACAAAAGAAATAAGACTAAACGTCACTCCATATAAAGTTAAGAACATCTATCGCTTTGATTATTCCCTTCAGCCTCTCCTCACTGTAAGCATTGCTCGGCAGAGGAGGTTGTTTTGA
- a CDS encoding DNA-binding protein has product MEEQVIQWLREGRDDAQDIVDLPWNVKKIEEHFYIAEYPKMPFVLNILFSEEFVHLMVPFGLETTALPLEERLKIYHAMLVLNDKINLLKFTLSGINDEIILRVDLDRKTLGKAEFNDALTALLIGINELVRALKVEEDFAQAVFERIVLMLIDRIQRGATRDDLIKFLVIKVGMSKEEAEKFIDEILRSQGISKKKGMDIGYI; this is encoded by the coding sequence GTGGAAGAACAAGTCATTCAGTGGCTGAGGGAAGGAAGAGATGATGCTCAGGACATTGTGGATCTGCCGTGGAATGTTAAGAAAATTGAAGAGCATTTTTATATTGCAGAATACCCAAAAATGCCTTTTGTCCTCAATATACTGTTCAGTGAGGAGTTCGTTCATTTGATGGTGCCATTTGGCTTGGAAACAACGGCACTTCCTTTGGAGGAACGGTTAAAGATATATCATGCAATGCTTGTCCTAAATGACAAAATAAATTTATTGAAATTCACGCTAAGTGGCATTAATGATGAAATTATCCTTAGGGTTGATCTTGACAGAAAAACCCTTGGGAAAGCAGAGTTTAACGATGCTCTGACTGCTTTACTCATTGGAATAAATGAACTTGTAAGAGCACTTAAAGTGGAAGAAGACTTTGCTCAAGCTGTTTTTGAAAGAATAGTCCTGATGCTTATTGACAGAATCCAACGTGGTGCAACAAGGGATGATTTAATTAAGTTCTTGGTTATCAAAGTCGGGATGTCAAAAGAAGAAGCAGAGAAGTTTATTGATGAGATACTCAGATCTCAAGGCATATCTAAAAAGAAAGGGATGGATATTGGCTATATCTGA